The following are from one region of the Cloacibacterium normanense genome:
- the mazG gene encoding nucleoside triphosphate pyrophosphohydrolase, whose amino-acid sequence MNSKEQKLEAFSKLLDIMDDLREKCPWDKKQDLQSLRHLTLEEVYELSDALLEENLTEIKKELGDVLLHLVFYAKIGSEKKSFDIADVINSLNEKLIFRHPHIYGNVEVKDEEEVKQNWEKLKLKEGNKSILAGVPKSLPPIIKAYRIQEKVKGIGFEFASAEDAWKKVDEELAEFHAETNPEKKEQELGDVFFSLINYARISGLNADSALERTNLKFIKRFQTLEKLALEKNLNLAEMSLDEMDILWEEAKKTV is encoded by the coding sequence ATGAATTCCAAAGAACAAAAACTAGAAGCTTTCTCTAAATTACTCGATATCATGGACGATTTGCGAGAAAAATGTCCTTGGGATAAAAAGCAAGATTTGCAATCTTTGAGACATTTGACGCTAGAAGAAGTCTACGAACTTTCTGATGCTTTGCTCGAAGAAAATCTTACAGAAATTAAGAAAGAATTGGGCGATGTTTTGTTGCATTTGGTTTTTTATGCTAAAATTGGTTCCGAAAAGAAGAGTTTTGATATTGCAGATGTGATTAATTCACTTAACGAGAAACTCATTTTCCGTCATCCTCACATTTATGGAAATGTAGAAGTGAAAGACGAAGAAGAAGTGAAGCAAAATTGGGAAAAACTGAAGCTGAAAGAAGGAAACAAGTCTATTTTAGCAGGAGTTCCGAAAAGTTTGCCACCGATTATCAAAGCATACAGAATTCAGGAAAAAGTAAAAGGAATCGGTTTTGAATTTGCTTCTGCCGAAGATGCTTGGAAGAAAGTAGATGAAGAACTTGCCGAATTTCACGCCGAAACCAATCCCGAAAAAAAGGAACAAGAATTGGGAGATGTTTTCTTTTCGCTGATTAATTATGCTAGAATTTCTGGTCTTAATGCAGACTCTGCTCTGGAACGCACCAATCTTAAATTCATCAAACGTTTCCAAACGCTAGAAAAATTGGCTTTAGAAAAGAATCTTAACCTTGCAGAAATGTCTTTAGATGAAATGGATATTCTTTGGGAAGAAGCCAAGAAAACGGTTTAA
- the def gene encoding peptide deformylase, whose translation MILPIRAYGDTVLRKKAHDISPDYPELKELIDNMFETMNAAHGIGLAAPQIGLDIRLFIVDVTPLADDEDYEDIADELKDFKKVFINARILEESGNEWKFNEGCLSIPDVREDVSRKETILIEYFDENFVKHTETFSDIRARVIQHEYDHIEGVLFTDKLSPLKKKIIKGKLTKITSGDIHVGYKMRFPK comes from the coding sequence ATGATTTTACCAATCAGAGCATACGGAGACACAGTTTTAAGAAAAAAAGCCCATGATATTTCGCCAGATTATCCTGAGCTTAAAGAACTTATAGACAATATGTTCGAAACCATGAACGCAGCACATGGAATAGGTCTTGCTGCGCCTCAAATTGGCTTAGACATTCGTCTTTTCATCGTAGATGTAACCCCATTAGCTGATGATGAAGACTATGAAGATATTGCAGATGAATTGAAAGATTTCAAAAAAGTGTTCATTAATGCTAGAATTCTAGAAGAAAGCGGTAATGAATGGAAATTTAATGAAGGTTGTCTTTCGATTCCTGATGTAAGAGAAGATGTAAGCAGAAAAGAAACGATTTTGATAGAATATTTTGACGAAAATTTCGTTAAACATACCGAAACTTTTTCAGACATTAGAGCCAGAGTAATTCAGCATGAGTATGACCATATTGAAGGCGTACTTTTTACGGATAAACTCAGTCCTCTAAAGAAAAAAATCATCAAAGGAAAATTAACTAAAATTACTTCAGGAGATATTCATGTAGGATATAAAATGAGATTTCCGAAATAA
- a CDS encoding DUF5606 family protein: MQLEKIISISGKPGLFTLVTQLRSGFIVEDISTGKKASISNTSQVSLLDNIAIYTFDQEVPLFEVMKNIAEKFDYKEAINHKSSDNELKAFMSSVLPNYDVDRVYGSDIKKLVQWYNLLQKAGYIKPEAFVKAEESAVEDAEIVEEKSVEKKAAAKKAAPKAEKPAAPKAKASSSAKTTVKSTQRKQG; encoded by the coding sequence ATGCAGTTAGAAAAAATAATTTCGATTTCTGGGAAACCAGGTTTGTTTACCCTAGTAACGCAATTAAGATCAGGTTTTATCGTAGAAGATATTTCTACAGGAAAAAAAGCAAGCATTTCTAATACTTCTCAAGTAAGTTTATTAGACAATATTGCGATTTATACTTTTGACCAAGAAGTTCCACTTTTTGAAGTAATGAAAAACATTGCTGAAAAATTTGACTATAAAGAAGCCATTAACCACAAATCTTCTGATAATGAACTAAAAGCATTCATGTCTTCAGTTTTACCAAACTATGACGTAGATAGAGTTTACGGTTCAGATATCAAGAAATTGGTACAATGGTATAATTTATTACAAAAAGCAGGATATATTAAGCCAGAAGCTTTTGTAAAAGCAGAAGAATCAGCAGTAGAAGACGCTGAAATAGTAGAAGAAAAATCTGTAGAAAAGAAAGCAGCAGCTAAAAAAGCGGCTCCAAAAGCAGAAAAACCAGCTGCGCCAAAAGCGAAGGCATCTTCATCTGCTAAAACTACCGTAAAATCTACGCAAAGAAAACAAGGATAA
- a CDS encoding YidH family protein: MQPDKPKNLNDHLANERTFLAWLRTGIGVMAFGFVVVKFSLFLKQFSLIFGNQNIIHSKGYSAEIGILLVVFGLIISIFGYFRYKKTEKQINEDSFKNNSFLIGLSTIILIVFTLILIWYLITSVESYAK; this comes from the coding sequence ATGCAACCCGATAAACCTAAAAACCTTAATGACCATCTTGCTAATGAAAGAACTTTTTTAGCATGGTTAAGAACGGGAATTGGAGTGATGGCGTTCGGTTTTGTAGTGGTAAAATTCTCTCTTTTTTTGAAACAATTTTCACTGATATTTGGAAACCAAAACATCATTCATAGCAAAGGTTATTCGGCAGAAATTGGGATTTTATTGGTTGTTTTTGGACTTATAATTTCCATTTTTGGATACTTCCGTTATAAAAAAACCGAAAAACAGATTAATGAAGATTCGTTTAAAAACAATTCTTTTTTAATCGGGCTTTCAACCATTATATTAATTGTTTTCACCTTAATTCTCATTTGGTATTTGATTACCAGCGTAGAATCTTATGCGAAATAA
- a CDS encoding CocE/NonD family hydrolase — translation MKKILALLAIFSIVWLSAQNTFVKDNYTKKEVYITMRDGVKLFTSIYIPKDISSKNKYPFLMQRTCYSVAPYGEDQYKRSLGPNKFLQNDKYIFVYQDVRGRYMSEGTFTNMTPQVDHKTKKDVDESTDTYDTIDWLIKNIENNNGNVGQYGTSYPGFYAAVGALANHPALKVSSPQAPISDFWFDDFHHNGAFMMGYFRTFPVFGVQKSKPENSAWYTEQSKKLGTKSEDGSLFFNEMGTLKEGIDKYYGRDNFFINEIVDHPNYDDFWKKRDLLPHLKNIKHAVMTVGGWFDAEDLRGPLHIYKTIEKNNPKAKNSIVMGPFSHGGWSYEMGKHFHNEVYFGDSIATFYQKNIETPFFNHHLKNTKSAIDLPEAYMFDTGKKEWKQFAEWPPKNAQKTAFYLRENGQFSSESPSSASFTEYFSDPNKPAPSSTNLKDFNGFTPRNYMSEDQRFAENRPDVASFTTEILAEDLTLAGEIKVKLKIATTGTDADFFVKLIDIYPADEKGIKEKPGVIYGNYHQMVRSEIMPARFRNSFEKPEALVPNQETEVIFNLQDVLHTFKKGHKIQIQVQSTAYPLFAVNPQKFLENPYKAEKSDYTKAFQKIFNNSVIEVEVLK, via the coding sequence ATGAAGAAAATACTTGCGCTTTTAGCAATTTTTAGTATTGTTTGGCTTTCTGCTCAAAACACTTTTGTAAAAGACAATTACACCAAAAAAGAAGTGTACATCACCATGAGAGATGGTGTAAAATTATTCACCTCCATCTACATTCCAAAAGATATTTCTTCTAAAAACAAATATCCTTTTTTAATGCAGAGAACCTGCTATTCTGTAGCGCCTTATGGTGAAGATCAGTATAAAAGAAGCCTTGGTCCGAATAAATTTTTACAAAACGATAAATATATTTTCGTCTATCAAGACGTTCGCGGAAGATATATGAGCGAAGGTACCTTTACCAACATGACGCCTCAAGTAGACCATAAAACCAAAAAAGATGTAGACGAAAGTACTGATACTTATGACACGATTGATTGGCTCATCAAAAATATTGAAAATAATAACGGAAATGTAGGTCAATACGGAACTTCTTATCCAGGTTTTTACGCTGCAGTTGGCGCTTTAGCAAATCATCCCGCATTGAAAGTTTCTTCTCCTCAAGCTCCAATTTCTGATTTTTGGTTTGACGATTTTCATCACAATGGTGCTTTCATGATGGGATATTTCAGAACTTTCCCTGTTTTTGGAGTACAAAAATCTAAACCCGAGAATTCTGCTTGGTACACAGAACAAAGCAAAAAATTAGGTACAAAATCTGAAGATGGTTCACTTTTCTTCAATGAAATGGGAACTTTAAAAGAAGGAATTGACAAATATTACGGAAGAGATAATTTTTTCATCAATGAAATTGTAGACCATCCTAATTATGATGATTTTTGGAAAAAAAGAGACCTTTTACCTCATCTCAAAAACATAAAACACGCGGTAATGACAGTTGGCGGTTGGTTTGATGCAGAAGATTTGAGAGGTCCGCTTCACATTTACAAAACCATCGAAAAAAATAATCCTAAAGCGAAAAACTCTATTGTAATGGGGCCTTTTTCTCATGGTGGTTGGTCTTATGAAATGGGAAAACATTTTCATAATGAAGTATATTTCGGGGATAGCATTGCTACTTTTTATCAAAAAAATATAGAAACTCCGTTCTTTAATCATCATTTAAAGAATACTAAATCTGCAATTGACCTTCCTGAAGCCTATATGTTTGATACTGGGAAAAAAGAATGGAAACAATTTGCAGAATGGCCACCGAAAAATGCACAAAAAACTGCTTTTTATTTAAGAGAAAACGGACAATTTAGCTCAGAATCTCCAAGTTCTGCTTCTTTCACAGAATATTTTTCTGACCCAAACAAACCAGCTCCGAGCAGTACTAATTTGAAAGACTTCAATGGTTTTACGCCTAGAAATTACATGAGTGAAGACCAAAGATTTGCAGAAAATAGACCAGATGTAGCTTCTTTCACCACAGAAATCCTTGCAGAAGACCTTACTTTGGCTGGAGAAATTAAAGTAAAATTAAAAATAGCGACTACAGGAACAGATGCAGATTTCTTCGTAAAACTGATTGATATTTATCCTGCAGACGAAAAAGGAATAAAAGAAAAACCGGGCGTTATCTACGGAAATTATCACCAAATGGTAAGAAGCGAAATTATGCCTGCGAGATTTAGAAATTCTTTTGAAAAACCAGAAGCATTGGTTCCTAATCAAGAAACAGAAGTAATTTTTAACCTTCAAGATGTATTGCACACTTTCAAAAAAGGTCACAAAATCCAAATTCAAGTGCAGAGTACGGCTTATCCTCTATTTGCTGTAAATCCTCAGAAATTTTTAGAAAATCCTTACAAAGCAGAAAAATCTGATTATACTAAAGCTTTTCAAAAAATCTTCAACAACTCAGTAATTGAAGTGGAGGTTTTAAAATAA